One Mycolicibacterium rufum genomic window, AGGCCCCCGCCGGGAGGCCGTCGATGCGGCGGGTCGACCAGACCTGGCCGACGACGGTGCCACGGATCATGTTCGCTCCTTGTGGATCGTCACGCCCAGGGCGCGGGCGCGCTCGCGGGCCAGGGGGGTCAGCACGGCCCGGGGGCCGAGGACCAGGGCAGCGCCGGACGCGGCGATGTCGGCGATCTGACGTTCGGTGACCGCGCCGCGCTCGATGCGGCGGCTCGCGCCGGGGCCAGGCCGGTCGGTGCCGGCGAGCCGGAACGACAGCCTTCCCTGCCGCAGGTCGGCGCGGGTCTTGGGATTCTCGAACAGCCGCAAGAGATTCCGCACGAACACATCGAGATCCCGGTCGGAGGTGATCCGGACCGTGTCGACCCGTGTCCTCTCGTCGGCGGCCAGCGGCCCGGTCGCCACGGGACCCGCCTGCGCCGGCGGAGGGGGAGCGGGCGCAGGGGGGACCGGTGCGACCGGGCCGGGCCTCGCGAGGTCACCCACGGCCTCGCGGATCACCTCGCGGACCATCTGCCGCAGCGCGTCGCGGTCGATGCTCACGGCACGCTCCGGGCCAGTGCTTCCTCGGCCGCGGAGGCGGCCTGGCGGATGTCGGATTCGCTGCCAGACAGGTAGACCCGGCCGGTCGCTCCGATCATCCGGAAGTCGACGACCTTGATGTCGGCGGCCTTCTCGGCCTCGTTGGTCGCCAGGATCGCATAGGACGCCGGGGACACCTCGAGCACGTAGAGGGTCTCGCCGGCCAGCACCATCGACCCGATCTTGTTGCGGTTGATCAGGAACGCGTGCTGGGCGTCGATGCTGGAGATGATGCGCGAGGCCAGGATCTGCGGCGTGGTGGCGGCGCCGGAGTCCCGGTGGAGTTCGGCCAGCGCGGCGTCGGCGGCGGCCTGCACCGCGTCGGTGTCGCCGTGGAACTCCAGGTAGCCGAACTGGCGCTCGACCACGAGGACACCGGCCTGCACCTGCGCATGCTTGAGCGCGACGTCGGTGATGCCCTCGATGTCCAGACCGGGGGCCACCTCGATGATCTGGGCGGCGACGCCCGCGCGCGGCAGCGCACCCTTGATCCAGGTGCCCAGATACGACATCGTCTGCGGCTGGAGCCGATCGATGAAGATGAACGAACGCAGTTCAGCCACGAGTCACCGCCTGATCAGTTGTGCGAGTTCTTCGGCCACCAGCGCGCGCAGTTCGGCGCGCAGCGCCTCGATGCCCGGATCGGCGGCGCGGTGGGCGGTGCGCCTGCCGACGGGTGCCGGCGGCGCGGTCGCGGAGTCGTTGGACGCCCGCGGGTAGGCGGGTACCGGACCGTCGGGTGAGCGCCACGGTGACAGGCCGGCGAAGTTCGGCATCGTCACCCCGGCGTCGGCGTTGTAGGCGATCCTGGTCCAGTTCATCAGGTTCTCGGGCTGCAGGTTCTCGCCGATCGAGCTCCGTCCCACGAAGCCGGTGCCGACCGTCATCGACGGCGCCAGGTTGGTCTCCAGACCCGAACTGCCGGTGCTGTTGCCGACGTTGACCGACACCCGCAGCACCGGGACGGTGGCCGCGAATTCGGTGATCACTGCGGCGTCCTCGCTGTGGATGGCCGCCGAGTGCCCGGCGCCCGCGATGCGCACCACCGCGCGGGCGGCGCGGATGCCGCGCCGCGCGTCGGCGACGGTGGTCATCCCCAGCACCGGGCTGAGCTTCTCGTGCGTCAGGGGCTCCTCACCGACGACGTCGGTGAACGGGGCGACGAGCACCTTGGTCTTGGGCGTGACGCGCACACCGATGCGCTCGGCGATCCACGCCGCGTCGCGGCCCACGACATCGGTGTTGAGCTGCCCGTCGGGGAACATGAACTCCCGCAGGCGCTGTGTCGCGTCGGCGTCCAGCAGGTGCGCGCCGTGCCGGGTCAGGGCGGTGGTCAGTTTCGCGGCGATGGCGTCCTCGGCGATCAGCACCGATTCGTTGGTGCACAGCACCGAGTTGTCGAACGCCTTGCTGCCGACGATGCGCCGGGCGGCGGCGTCGACGTCGGCGGTCGCGTCGACGAGCACCGGCACGTTGCCGGGTCCGACGCCCAGGGCCGGGTTTCCCGAGGAGTAGGCGGCGCGCACCACCGCGGTGCCGCCGGTGGCGACGATGACGTCGGTGCGCTCGTCGGACATCATCGCCTCGATCAGCGGCAGCGTCGGGTCCTCGATCACCGACACCACACCCTCGGGCGCGCCGGCGGCGACGGCGGCGTCGGCCAGCACCCGAACCGCGTCGGCCGAGCACTGCCGCGCCCGCGGGTGCGGGGCGACGACGACCGCGTTGCGGGTCATCAGCGCGAGGATCACCTTGAAGTACACGGTGGCAACGGGATTGGTGGTCGGGCACAGTGCGAGGACGACACCGGCCGGGCGGGGGATCTCGACGATCTTGCGGGCGGTGTCGATCCGCGGCGTCACGAAGTCCTGACCGCGGTAGAACTCGACGATGCCGCGCGAGCAGGCGCGGTTCTTGACCACCTTGTCCTCGACCACGCCCATCTGCGTCTCGGCGACGGCGGCCGCGGCGAAGCGTTCGGCATGGCGGTAGCCGGCCTCGGCCACCGCGTCGACGATGCGGGCGACGGACGCCTGGTCGTACTCGCCGTAGGCCGCGGCGGCGAAGTGCGCGCGTTCGAGCATCTGTCCGGCGTGGGGTATCGCGCTACTGCTGGTCACTGCTATCTCCGTCCGGTCGCGGCCAGCTTCGCCCGCCCCACCGCGACCTCGACGCGGTCCAGCACGTCCTCGCAGAGGTCACGGTTGAGCAGCAGGCCCGGTTTGAATTGCAGGACACGAGGATCCAGCGTCGAGAAGATCGCCCACACCCCGTTCTGGTAGAGCTCGCGCATCACGAACTTCGCGCCCTCGGGGTGGTCGAACTCCAAACCGATCACCACCCCGTTCTGGCGGATGCCGACGAACCACTCGGGGTGGTCGGCCTGGATGCGGGACAGGCCGCGGGCGAAGATGTCGGCGATGTAGTGCACCGACGAGCGGACCTCGGGCCTGCTGGTGATCTCGAGCGTCTTGATGGCGGCGACGCAACCGAGCTCGGCGCCGCCGAAGGTGGAGATGTGGCCGAAACCGTCCTGGTCGAGCCACTGCGCGGCGCGATCGCTGAGCAGCGCCGCCGTGATCGGGTACATCCCGCCCGAGAGTCCCTTGCCGGTGACCATGATGTCGGGTTCGATGCCGTGCTTGGTGATCGCCCACATCTCGCCGGTGCGCATCAGGCCGGTCTGTACTTCGTCGGCGATGTAGAGCGCGTCGTAGCGCACGCACAGATCCTTGACCGCCTCGAGGTAACCGATGGGGGGAAGCGGGAATCCGTAGGTGGCCGGGATCGTCTCCATGATCACCGCCGCGACATCGCGGCCACGCAGCGCCTGCTCCATCGCGTCGGTGTCGCCGAAGGGAACCTGCACGAACTCGTCGGGCCGGTCGGCCAGGAACAGTTTGGCGAACCGGTCGTCGCCGGTGGCCACGGCCAGGCCGGTGTGCCCGTGGTAGGCCTTGACGATCGAGACGATCTTGCGCCGCTGCATGGCGTGGCGGGCGCTCTTGAGCGCGATGTCGATGGCCTCGCCGCCGCCGGACCCGAACGCGACCTTCGTCAGCGACGCGGGGGCGGACTCGATGAGCTTCTGCGCCAGCGCGGTGCGCGCGACCGAGGGGAAGTGGTGGTTGCCGACGTCGAAGTACTGCATGCCCTCCGAAATCGCCGCCACGAGTTCGGGATTGCGATGCCCGAGGTTGTAGGTGCCACCGTTGAGATGCATGTCGATCAGCCGGCGACCGCTCATGTCCCACAGGAAGTAGTCCTGCCTGCGGTCGATCACCAGGTCGACGCCGCTATCGGTCCAGAACTGCGTCTTGTCCGGGTTCCAGTACTCTTTGGCACGTTCGAGCACCTGCGCCTTGGAATCGAACGAGAACGTGCCGTAGTCGTACACGGGACTCCCTAGTCGTGAGCTCGGCCGGGTGTGACCAAAAGCTAAACGGTACGACCATTTATGTCAACAGTGGCCGGTTGGGTCTTGCGTCATCGAATTGGTAGTGCCAATATGACTGAGGTTTGGCCAGTGTGGTCTAGACCACAGCGACCGGCCCCCTCGGCTCCGCCCTTCGCCAGGAAGGTATTCGTCCATGACAGAAGATGTCGTGCCCCGCTCGACCTCCAACAATTCCGTTCAATTGCTCAAGCGAAACGCCGTCGGCACGTTCGGCGTGATCTTCATGGCCGTCGCGACGGCCGCACCGATCACCGCGATGGTCGGCAACGTGCCGATCGCGGTCGGCTTCGGCAACGGCGCCCACGCGCCCGCGGGCTACCTCGTCGCCACCATCGTGCTGGGGCTGTTCGCGATCGGCTACGCGACGATGGCCAAGCACATCACCTCGACGGGTGCCTTCTACGGCTACATCTCCCACGGCCTGGGCCGCGTCATCGGCATGGCCAGCGGGCTGATCATCACGATGGCCTACGTGGTGTTCGAGGGCTCGCTGATCGGCATCTTCGCGTTCTTCTTCCAGAACCTCTTCGACAGCCAGTTCGGCATCCAGATCCACTGGCTGATCCCGGCCCTGCTGATGCTCGCGCTGAACTGCATCCTCACCTACTTCGACGTCAACCTGACCGCCAAGGTGCTGGGCGTCTTCCTGATCACCGAGATCGTCATGCTGTCTCTCGGTGCGCTCGCCGTCGCCGTGAAGGGCGGCGGCCCCGACGGTTTCGCCGTCGGCCAGATCCTCAACCCGGTCGGCGCGTTCCAGCCCGCCGCGATCGCCGGCGCCAGCGCGGGCCTCGGTCTGTTCTTCGCGTTCTGGTCCTGGGTCGGCTTCGAGTCCACCGCGATGTACGGCGAGGAGTCCAAGGACCCGAAGAAGATCATCCCGCGCGCCACGATGATCGCGGTGCTCGGCGTCGGCATCTTCTACATCTTCGTGTCCTGGATGGCGATCGCGGGCACCGGCCCGCAGAAGTCGATCGAGCTCGCGCAGAGCGCCGACACCAGCTCGGAGATCTTCTTCGGCCCGGTGCGCAGCACCTACGGCGAGTGGGCCATCACGCTGTTCAACATCCTGCTGGTGACCGGATCGTTCGCCTGCGGCATGGCGTTCCACAATTGCGCGTCGCGCTACCTGTACGCGATGGGCCGTGAAGGGCTGCACGAAGGCCTGCAGAAGACGCTGGGCGCCACGCACAAGCACCACGGATCGCCGCACATCGCGTCGTTCGTGCAGACCGGCATCACGCTGGTGCTGATCCTGGCGTTCTTCTTCGCCGGCATGGACCCGTACGTGCACATGTACACGCTGCTGGCGATCCTCGGCACGATGGCGATCCTGATCGTGCAGTCGCTGTGCGCCTTCTCCGTGGTCGCGTACTTCCACTTCCACAAGAACCACCCGTCGAGCGCGCACTGGTTCAAGACGTTCCTGGCCCCGCTGCTCGGCGGCATCGGGATGCTCTACGTGGTGTACCTGCTGTGGGAGCACAAGGATGCGGCGGCCGGCGCTGCGTCGGGCACTCTGCTGTTCAAGCTGACACCATGGATCGTGGTCGGACTGTTCGCGTTCGGGGCGGCGATGGCGCTGTACTTCAAGTTCAGGGACCCGGGCCGCTACGAGCTGATCGGCCGGATCGTGTACGAGGACAACGAAGTCCGGGATCAGCAACCCACCAAGTAGGAGGCCGTCGTGGCAGACGAGTTGGGCCGGTTCCGGGTACTGAATTCCAAACCCGTCAACCTCGACGGGTTCAGCGTCCCGGACGCCCGGCTCGGTCTGGTCGCGATGAGCAGCCCCCAGGACCCCTCCCCGTCACTGGTCATCCGGGACGGGGAGGTCGTCGAGCTCGATGGCAAAGGCGCCAGCGAGTTCGACGTGATCGACGAGTTCATCGCCCGCTACGGCATCGACCTCGCGGTCGCCGAGGAGGCGATGGCCCTCGACGACGTGACGTTGGCGCGGATGGCCGTGGACATCAACGTCCCGCGGGCCGAGGTGGTGCGGCTGATCGGCGGCACCACCCCAGCCAAACTCGCCCGCGTGATCGCGCTGATGTCCCCGGTCGAGATGCAGATGGCGATGGCCAAGATGCGCGCCCGCCGGACCCCCAGCAACCAGGCGCACGTCACCAACCAGCTCGACGACCCGCTGCTGATCGCCGCGGACGCGGCCAGCGCCGTCGCGTACGGGTTCCGTGAGGTCGAGACCACGGTGCCGGTGCTCGGCGACGCACCCTCCAACGCGGTCGCCCTGCTGATCGGCTCGCAGGTCGGCACCCCGGGCGCGATGGCCCAGTGCTCGATCGAGGAGGCCCTCGAGCTGCGGCTGGGCCTGCGTGGGCTGACCAGTTACGCCGAGACCATCTCGATCTACGGCACCGAGCAGGTGTTCGTCGACGGCGACGACACCCCGTTCAGCAAGGCGATCCTGACGTCGGCCTACGCCTCGCGCGGGCTGAAGATGCGCGTCACCAGCGGCGGCGGTGCCGAGGTGCTGATGGGCGCCGCGGAGGAGTGCTCGATCCTCTACCTCGAGTCGCGCTGCGTGTCGCTGGCCCGGGCACTCGGGTCCCAGGGGGTGCAGAACGGCGGCATCGACGGGGTCGGCGTGGTGGCCTCGGTGCCGGAGGGCATGAAGGAACTGCTCGCCGAGAACCTGATGGTCATGATGCGCGATCTCGAGTCGTGCGCGGGCAACGACAACCTGATCTCCGAATCCGACATTCGCCGCAGCGCCCACACCCTGCCGGTGCTGCTGGCCGGCGCCGACTTCATCTTCTCGGGGTTCGGGTCGATACCGCGCTACGACAACGCGTTCGCGCTGTCGAACTTCAACTCCGACGACATGGACGACTTCCTGGTGCTGCAGCGCGACTGGGGCGCCGACGGCGGCCTGCGCACCGTCTCGCCGGAGCATCTCGAGGCGGTGCGCCGGCGCGCGGCCACCGCCGTGCAGGCCGTCTACCGTGACCTCGGCCTCGCCGACTACGACGACGCGCGGGTCGACGAGGTGGTGGCGGCCAACGGTTCCCGCGACCTGCCTGCCGGTCACCCCAAGATGGTGGCCGAGGCCGCGGCGTCGATCGAGGCCAAACAGCTCACGGTGTTCGACGTCATCGCGTCGCTGCACCGCACGGGCTTCACCGATGAGGCCGAGGCCATCACCACGCTGACGCGGGAACGGCTCAAGGGCGATCAGCTGCAGACGTCGGCGATCTTCGACGAGCAGTTCCGGGTACTCTCCAAGCTCACCGATCCCAACGACTACACCGGTCCGGCAACGGGATACGCGCTGAGCGACGCGCGCCGCACCGAGATCGACGCGATCCGGCAGGCGCGCAGCAGCGCCGAGTTGACCGCCGACCAGGAGGAGCACCGCGGTCATCTCGTCGTCACCGACGTCGAACCGGCACGGCAGGGCAGCGACCCGCGCGAGGTGTGCATCGGGCTGTCGCCGGCCTGGGGTCGCAGCGTCTGGTTGAGCCTGTGCGGTCTGACCATCGGCGAGGTGCTGCGGCAGATCTCGGCGGGTCTGGAGGAGGAGGGGTGCGTCGCGCGCACGGTGCGGGTGCGCTCCACCATCGACGTCGGCCTCATCGGCCTGACCGCGGCGCGGCTGTCCGGGTCTGGTATCGGAATCGGATTGCAGGGCAAGGGCACCGCGCTCATCCACCGGCGTGACCTGGCCCCGCTGGCGAACCTCGAGTTGTTCAGCGTGGCGCCGCTGCTGACCGCCGCGCAGTACCGCGAACTGGGCAAGAACGCGGCCCGGCACGCGAAGGGAATGGCGCCGGTGCCGATCTTCACCGGCGGCACCGACGAGTCGATCTCCGCCCGGTATCACGCGCGCGCCGTCGCCCTGGTGGCACTGGAACGGCAGGCGTGCCAACCCGGCGAAGCCCCGATGACGGTGAAGGTGGGACGGCCGTGAACGAGATCACCGTGGGCAACGCCGTCGACGGCAAGCTCGGACTGGCCGATCTACGGATGGACCCGGCCGCGCTGGATCAGCAGGCGGCCGTCGCCGAGCGGGGCGGCAACCCGCAGCTCGCCGAGAACTTCCGGCGTGCAGCAGAACTCGCGGTGATCGACGACGAAGAGGTGATGGCCCTCTACGAGGCGCTGCGCCCCTACCGGTCGACGGCCGCGGAGCTGGAGCAGCTGCGCGCCTCGCTGCTCGACCGCGGCGCGCCGCGCTGCGCGGCGCTGGTGGAGCAGGCCGCCGCCGCCTACGCCCGCCGCGGCCTGCTGCGTTGAGCCGCACGGTCGCCGGTATCGACGTCGGCAACCACACCACCGAGATCCTGCTGGCACGGGTGGACGACGGCGTCGTCGAGGCCGTCGCCCATGGGCAGGCGCCCACCCGCGGACGCAAGGGCAGCACGGAGTCGCTGCACGGAGCGGCCGTGCTGTTGCACCGGATCGAGGTCGACGCCGGGGTGCGCGCCGACGATTTGCTGCTGTCGGCGCTACGGCCCGTGGACACCGCAACAGCGCCCATTCCGCCGGCGTACTCGCCGTCGTCCCCGGTGCGCAGCCTGCGTCGGCCGGATGCCAGCACCCCGGCGGGCGCGGGGCACGGTGTCGGACGGCACGTGCGTCTCGCGGACCTGGATGATGCGCCGGCCGAGGGTCCCGTCGTCGTGTCCGTCGACGCGGTCACCGACTTCGAAGTGGCGGCGCGGGAGATCAGCGGGGCGGTCGAACGCGGATGGCGGATCGTCGGGGTGATCGCAGCCCAGGACGATGCGGTGTTGATCCGCAACCGGATTCCGATCGACGTGCCCGTGGTCGACGAGGCCGAGGTGGACGGGCTCGCCCCGGGCGCGCTGATCGCGGTGGAAGTGGTCGAGGAGGGCCGGGCCTACCGCGCGCTGGCCGATCCGATCGCGCTGTCGGCGGCGCTGCGGCTGCCCGTCGAGAGTCTGCGCGAGGTCGCCGACTTCTGTCGTGAGCTGGCCGATTCGGCGGCGATCGCGGTGACGCCCCGCACCGGGGCGGTCGCATCGCCCGACCCCGACGGCGACCACGTCGACGTCCGCTCCGGCAGCGGCACCGTGCGGTACACGCCTGCGCAGGCGCACGCGGTGCTGCGCCGCTCGGCGCCGGGAGTCGTCGAACACGTTCGGCTGCAAGCGGTTCCGACCGCGGCGCAGGGGCTGGCGGTGCACGACGCGTTCTTCACGAACCTGGCGTCGATCGACAGCGGGGCGTGGCTGCGGCGCGGTGTCGCCGACGCGCAGGGCACGGTCGTCGCGCTGCTGGCCGCCGAGGAGGCCGCCGACGCGGCGGACACGTTGAGTGCGCTGACCGGCCGTCCCGCGCGCACGCTGAGCTCCGAACCCCGGGCCGCGGCGTGGGGTGCCCGCACCACGCCGGGCTTTCCGCCGGGCGCGATGGTGTGCGACATCGGCGGCGGCACTGTCGATCTGATCGGCGAGGAGCAGACCGTGGTGGCCGCGGGGGCGGGGGAGTCCATCACCGTCGCGATCGCCCGTGTGCTCGGCATCCCGCACGCCCTGGCCGAGGCGGTGAAACGCACCCCGGCGGTGCGGGTGGAGGGGCCGCACGTCGCGCACGAGGAGGACGGACGCCGGGTGTTCCTCAACGCGCCCGCGCCGTCGGAGGCGATCGGCCGGTTGTGTACGCGCGGCAGCGCGGGGCTGGTGCCGTTCTCCCACCGGCTGGCCGCCGAGGAGTGGCGCAGCCTGCGGCTGGCGATCAAGCAGGAGACCGTCGCCGCGAACATCGCGCGGTGCCTGACCGCGTTCGACGAACCACCGACGGCTCTGGTGCTGGCCGGCGGTGGCGCGCTGGACGACGAGTTGATGCGTACGGTGTCCGAGGCGCTGCGTCCGCTGCGGGTGGTGGTGGGACGCGCCGACATCGACGGGGTGCACGGTCCGCGGTTCGCGGTGGCCCGCGGCCTGGTCGCTATGTTCGCGCAGCAGTAGGCAGGCCCGCGATGGCGTGCGCGATGTGGCCGCGCCAGTGGCCGGGCTCGACGCGGTGCACCGCCTCGCCGTGGAAGGCGCTGGAGATCACCACATCCGGGGACAGCTCGGCGAGGGTGCGCAGACTCTCGGCGATCGTCGCGGCGTCCGCAGGAGTGTGGAAGCTCTCGATGTAGCCGGCGCGCCAGTGCCCCTCGATGCGAAACAGTGTGTCGCCGGTGAACAGGTACCGGCCCTCGGCGCCGGGCACCAGGTAGCACACGCTTCCCGGGGAATGGCCCGGCGTCGGGATGATCTCGATGCCGTTGGCGTCGGTGTAGCGCCCCGTCACCGGGACGTCGACGTGGTGGTGCCTGCTGACGTCGGCGACGTCCCCGGCCGGCGCGTGCAGCGTCGACCCGAACCGCGCGGCGATGCGCGCGAGCATCGGGCCCGCCTCGTCGCGATGGCTGAGGTACTGGTGGGAGACCCCGCCGAGCGTGTCGAGCGTGTCGAAGTCGGCGTCGGTGGCCGGCGAGTAGAACAGGACGCCGGCCGGCGTCCAGAGATAGGCGTGGGTGGTCAGGCCCGGAAAGGGTGAGTCGGTGCGGGTTTCGTGGAGATCGCTCAGTACCTGTTTCATGTGCCCAGGCTGCAACCTCAACGATGCTTGAGGTCAAGACCCCCCGCGAGCAGACGCAAACTCCTGCGATTCTCGGCCAAATCGCCCGAGTTTGCGTCTGCTCGCCGGGTTTGGTCAGCTCAGAGTTCGGCGAGTTGGCGCACCGCGGGTGCCATGGCGTCGATCCACGCCGCGGGTGACCCGTCGGTCGGCGTCACGATCACCGTGTCGACGCCCAGGGCGGCGTAATCGGCCATCGCGCGGACGAATTCGTCGCGGGTGTCCGGGGTGGGCCGCGGGTTGTTGGCCATGATGGTCTTGCGGATCGACCCGTAGTCGCGGCCGGCGTCCTCGCAGTGCCGGCGCAACACGTCGAGCTTGTGCGCGATGTCCTCCGGCGAGCTCGCGAACAGGTTGCACGCATCGCCGTACTGGGCGACCAGCCGCAGCGTCTTGCGCTCCCCGCCGCCACCGATCATCACCTTCGGCTTGCTGATCGGCTGCGGCGAACACAGCGTCTCCGCGAGCTGGTAGTGCTTGCCGCGGTACGCCCCGTTGTCGTCGGGATCCCACATCTGGTCGCAGATCTGCAGGGCCTCCTCGAGGCGCTCGAAGCGCTCGGCGATCGGCGGGAACGGGACCCCGAGGCCCTGGTGTTCGCGCTCGAACCAGGCCGCCCCGATCCCGAGCACCGCCCGGCCGCCGGACAGCACGTCGAGGGTCGTGACGGTCTTGGCGAGCAGACCGGGATGGCGGTAGGTCACCCCGGTGACGAGCAGCCCGAGGCTGACGGTCGAGGTGTGCGCAGCGAGATAGCCCAGCGTCGTGTAACCCTCCAGCATGTGCGCCTCGGCGGGCAGGCCGGTCGGCTCGATCTGGAAGAAGTGATCCATGAACGACAGCCAGGTGGCGCCGGACTCCTCCGCCGCGGCGCCCACCCGGGCCAGCTCAGGGGCGATCGCGGTGGTGCCGCCGTCGATGTCGAAGATCGGTACGTGAATTCCGAGGTCCATACCCGGCTACAAGGGTGTGCCGGGGGTCACCATTCCCGGTTGGCGGCAACTCG contains:
- a CDS encoding BMC domain-containing protein, which gives rise to MAELRSFIFIDRLQPQTMSYLGTWIKGALPRAGVAAQIIEVAPGLDIEGITDVALKHAQVQAGVLVVERQFGYLEFHGDTDAVQAAADAALAELHRDSGAATTPQILASRIISSIDAQHAFLINRNKIGSMVLAGETLYVLEVSPASYAILATNEAEKAADIKVVDFRMIGATGRVYLSGSESDIRQAASAAEEALARSVP
- a CDS encoding aldehyde dehydrogenase family protein, whose amino-acid sequence is MLERAHFAAAAYGEYDQASVARIVDAVAEAGYRHAERFAAAAVAETQMGVVEDKVVKNRACSRGIVEFYRGQDFVTPRIDTARKIVEIPRPAGVVLALCPTTNPVATVYFKVILALMTRNAVVVAPHPRARQCSADAVRVLADAAVAAGAPEGVVSVIEDPTLPLIEAMMSDERTDVIVATGGTAVVRAAYSSGNPALGVGPGNVPVLVDATADVDAAARRIVGSKAFDNSVLCTNESVLIAEDAIAAKLTTALTRHGAHLLDADATQRLREFMFPDGQLNTDVVGRDAAWIAERIGVRVTPKTKVLVAPFTDVVGEEPLTHEKLSPVLGMTTVADARRGIRAARAVVRIAGAGHSAAIHSEDAAVITEFAATVPVLRVSVNVGNSTGSSGLETNLAPSMTVGTGFVGRSSIGENLQPENLMNWTRIAYNADAGVTMPNFAGLSPWRSPDGPVPAYPRASNDSATAPPAPVGRRTAHRAADPGIEALRAELRALVAEELAQLIRR
- a CDS encoding aspartate aminotransferase family protein, which codes for MYDYGTFSFDSKAQVLERAKEYWNPDKTQFWTDSGVDLVIDRRQDYFLWDMSGRRLIDMHLNGGTYNLGHRNPELVAAISEGMQYFDVGNHHFPSVARTALAQKLIESAPASLTKVAFGSGGGEAIDIALKSARHAMQRRKIVSIVKAYHGHTGLAVATGDDRFAKLFLADRPDEFVQVPFGDTDAMEQALRGRDVAAVIMETIPATYGFPLPPIGYLEAVKDLCVRYDALYIADEVQTGLMRTGEMWAITKHGIEPDIMVTGKGLSGGMYPITAALLSDRAAQWLDQDGFGHISTFGGAELGCVAAIKTLEITSRPEVRSSVHYIADIFARGLSRIQADHPEWFVGIRQNGVVIGLEFDHPEGAKFVMRELYQNGVWAIFSTLDPRVLQFKPGLLLNRDLCEDVLDRVEVAVGRAKLAATGRR
- a CDS encoding APC family permease produces the protein MTEDVVPRSTSNNSVQLLKRNAVGTFGVIFMAVATAAPITAMVGNVPIAVGFGNGAHAPAGYLVATIVLGLFAIGYATMAKHITSTGAFYGYISHGLGRVIGMASGLIITMAYVVFEGSLIGIFAFFFQNLFDSQFGIQIHWLIPALLMLALNCILTYFDVNLTAKVLGVFLITEIVMLSLGALAVAVKGGGPDGFAVGQILNPVGAFQPAAIAGASAGLGLFFAFWSWVGFESTAMYGEESKDPKKIIPRATMIAVLGVGIFYIFVSWMAIAGTGPQKSIELAQSADTSSEIFFGPVRSTYGEWAITLFNILLVTGSFACGMAFHNCASRYLYAMGREGLHEGLQKTLGATHKHHGSPHIASFVQTGITLVLILAFFFAGMDPYVHMYTLLAILGTMAILIVQSLCAFSVVAYFHFHKNHPSSAHWFKTFLAPLLGGIGMLYVVYLLWEHKDAAAGAASGTLLFKLTPWIVVGLFAFGAAMALYFKFRDPGRYELIGRIVYEDNEVRDQQPTK
- a CDS encoding propanediol/glycerol family dehydratase large subunit; this translates as MADELGRFRVLNSKPVNLDGFSVPDARLGLVAMSSPQDPSPSLVIRDGEVVELDGKGASEFDVIDEFIARYGIDLAVAEEAMALDDVTLARMAVDINVPRAEVVRLIGGTTPAKLARVIALMSPVEMQMAMAKMRARRTPSNQAHVTNQLDDPLLIAADAASAVAYGFREVETTVPVLGDAPSNAVALLIGSQVGTPGAMAQCSIEEALELRLGLRGLTSYAETISIYGTEQVFVDGDDTPFSKAILTSAYASRGLKMRVTSGGGAEVLMGAAEECSILYLESRCVSLARALGSQGVQNGGIDGVGVVASVPEGMKELLAENLMVMMRDLESCAGNDNLISESDIRRSAHTLPVLLAGADFIFSGFGSIPRYDNAFALSNFNSDDMDDFLVLQRDWGADGGLRTVSPEHLEAVRRRAATAVQAVYRDLGLADYDDARVDEVVAANGSRDLPAGHPKMVAEAAASIEAKQLTVFDVIASLHRTGFTDEAEAITTLTRERLKGDQLQTSAIFDEQFRVLSKLTDPNDYTGPATGYALSDARRTEIDAIRQARSSAELTADQEEHRGHLVVTDVEPARQGSDPREVCIGLSPAWGRSVWLSLCGLTIGEVLRQISAGLEEEGCVARTVRVRSTIDVGLIGLTAARLSGSGIGIGLQGKGTALIHRRDLAPLANLELFSVAPLLTAAQYRELGKNAARHAKGMAPVPIFTGGTDESISARYHARAVALVALERQACQPGEAPMTVKVGRP
- a CDS encoding diol dehydratase small subunit — encoded protein: MNEITVGNAVDGKLGLADLRMDPAALDQQAAVAERGGNPQLAENFRRAAELAVIDDEEVMALYEALRPYRSTAAELEQLRASLLDRGAPRCAALVEQAAAAYARRGLLR
- a CDS encoding diol dehydratase reactivase ATPase-like domain-containing protein, whose protein sequence is MSRTVAGIDVGNHTTEILLARVDDGVVEAVAHGQAPTRGRKGSTESLHGAAVLLHRIEVDAGVRADDLLLSALRPVDTATAPIPPAYSPSSPVRSLRRPDASTPAGAGHGVGRHVRLADLDDAPAEGPVVVSVDAVTDFEVAAREISGAVERGWRIVGVIAAQDDAVLIRNRIPIDVPVVDEAEVDGLAPGALIAVEVVEEGRAYRALADPIALSAALRLPVESLREVADFCRELADSAAIAVTPRTGAVASPDPDGDHVDVRSGSGTVRYTPAQAHAVLRRSAPGVVEHVRLQAVPTAAQGLAVHDAFFTNLASIDSGAWLRRGVADAQGTVVALLAAEEAADAADTLSALTGRPARTLSSEPRAAAWGARTTPGFPPGAMVCDIGGGTVDLIGEEQTVVAAGAGESITVAIARVLGIPHALAEAVKRTPAVRVEGPHVAHEEDGRRVFLNAPAPSEAIGRLCTRGSAGLVPFSHRLAAEEWRSLRLAIKQETVAANIARCLTAFDEPPTALVLAGGGALDDELMRTVSEALRPLRVVVGRADIDGVHGPRFAVARGLVAMFAQQ
- a CDS encoding MBL fold metallo-hydrolase, with protein sequence MKQVLSDLHETRTDSPFPGLTTHAYLWTPAGVLFYSPATDADFDTLDTLGGVSHQYLSHRDEAGPMLARIAARFGSTLHAPAGDVADVSRHHHVDVPVTGRYTDANGIEIIPTPGHSPGSVCYLVPGAEGRYLFTGDTLFRIEGHWRAGYIESFHTPADAATIAESLRTLAELSPDVVISSAFHGEAVHRVEPGHWRGHIAHAIAGLPTAART
- a CDS encoding LLM class F420-dependent oxidoreductase, which encodes MDLGIHVPIFDIDGGTTAIAPELARVGAAAEESGATWLSFMDHFFQIEPTGLPAEAHMLEGYTTLGYLAAHTSTVSLGLLVTGVTYRHPGLLAKTVTTLDVLSGGRAVLGIGAAWFEREHQGLGVPFPPIAERFERLEEALQICDQMWDPDDNGAYRGKHYQLAETLCSPQPISKPKVMIGGGGERKTLRLVAQYGDACNLFASSPEDIAHKLDVLRRHCEDAGRDYGSIRKTIMANNPRPTPDTRDEFVRAMADYAALGVDTVIVTPTDGSPAAWIDAMAPAVRQLAEL